In Mauremys reevesii isolate NIE-2019 linkage group 14, ASM1616193v1, whole genome shotgun sequence, a single window of DNA contains:
- the LOC120381449 gene encoding zinc finger protein 501-like produces MPEENMSSHSELITRESINVEETHYTCHECGKSFNGSSDLFTHQRIHRREKPYMCSECGKSFSRSSALITHCRIHTGEKPYTCSDCGKCFSWSSNLFKHQRIHTGEKPYGCSECGKHFTDSSTLISHQQIHTGETPYTCSECGKTFNQRSNLNRHQKIHTGETPYTCHECGKSFNYSSDLITHQRIHTGEMPYTCSECGKSFNRNSNLITHCRIHTGETPYTCSECGKSFNQHSHLIRHCGIHTGETPYTCSECGKSFSRSSHLITHRRIHTGETPYTCSECGKSFNHSSNLIRHQKIHLRENC; encoded by the coding sequence ATGCCAGAGGAAAACATGAGTAGCCACTCAGAACTTATTACTCGTGAGAGCATCAAtgtggaagagacacactacacatgccatgagtgtgggaaaagcttcaatgggagctcagaccttttcacacatcagagaatccacagaagagagaaaccctacatgtgctctgagtgcgggaaaagcttcagtcggagctcagcccttatcacacattgtagaatccacacaggagagaaaccctacacgtgcagTGACTGCGGGAAGTGCTTCAGTTGGAGCTCAAACCTTttcaaacatcagagaatccacacgggtgagaaaccttatggatgctctgagtgtgggaaacacttcactgatagttcaaccctcatctcacatcagcaaatccacacaggggagacgccctacacgtgctctgagtgcgggaaaaccttcaatcagcgctcaaaccttaatagacatcagaaaatccacacgggagagacaccctacacatgccatgagtgtgggaaaagcttcaattatagctcagaccttatcacacatcagagaatccacacaggagagatgccctacacgtgctctgagtgcgggaaaagcttcaatcggaactcaaaccttatcacacattgtagaatccacacaggagagacgccctacacatgctctgaatgtgggaaaagctttaatcagcattcacaccttatcagacattgtggaatccacacaggagagacgccctacacatgctctgagtgcgggaaaagcttcagtcggagctcacaccttatcacgcaTCGGagaatccatacaggagagacgccctacacatgctctgaatgtgggaaaagcttcaatcacagctcaaaccttattagacatcagaaaatccatctgagagagaactgt